The sequence below is a genomic window from Candidatus Methanoplasma termitum.
TCCTGAGGACCTTCCATGCCATGAGCAGGAGCTTTCCCGCCACGATCATATCGAACCTGTTCTCGGCCACTTTCCTCGAATACAGTTTGACGAACTCCCTGAGATCTATCTCCCATGGGTCGATCCCGTTCTCGATCACAAGGCTGAACGCCGATCTTATTGATTCATCCACCGGGTCGTTGAGCTTCTCTCCCGAGCCTGCTTTGTTCAGAATATCCATGTATCCGTTGATCCTGTCGAATGATTCCTCATCATCCGACAGGGCCTTATGGAACAGTAAATGCTGCTCCATGTCTTCTTTCTTCATTGTTTCTTCCATTCCCATCCCATCCATCCTTTTTAATTTTCCCTTCACTCTTTCTTTGTCTTATCCTCTTTTTGTTCCAGCTGTTCCTTCAAAGCCTCTTCTTCGTATTTCGATACCTCTGCCAGGTCCGGCTGCATTATCACTTTGCTGATGCCGGACGGCGGCCTGGTCACCCCGATAAGGTGGTCGGCCATCGCTAATGTTACCTTCCTGAGTGATACTTGTATGAACTGAGCTTTCCTCGAGCTCTCCTTTACCCTCTTCGCCACCATTTCGGCGTTGACCGAGTCCAAGAACATATCCACTTCGTCCAACACATAGAACGGTGACGGCTGATACTCCTGGATGGCGAATATGAACGCTAACGCGGTGAGCGACTTCTCTCCCCCGGACAGCGCTTCCAGCCTCAGGAGTTTTCCGTTCTTCGGTTTGGCGTTGATCGTCAGACCGCCGAGGAACGGATCCTTCTCGTCCTCCAGTCCCATGAATGCCTCTCCTCCGCCGGAGAGCTGAGCATATATCACTTTGAAATTCGTGTTAACCGCGTCGTAGGACTGCATGAACAGCCCCTTCTTCTGCGAGTTGAGGGACTCCGTGAGATCGCTGAGTTCCTTGATCTGGGTCTTAAGCTTTCCGACATCAGCCATCAGAGAATCGAACCTTGCTTTGCGCTCTTCGTAATCCTCTATCGCCCTGAGATTGACGTTGCCTATCCTTGCGAGTACATTCTCGCAGGACTTGATGGTGCGTCTTATCTCCTCTTCCGAGGGGATGGGCTGCCGGACCTCCACTTTGATCTCCGCTATCTCGATCTTAAGCTGGCCGAGGCTCTCGTTGACGATGAGGATCTGAGCTTCGTTGGAGGATCTCATTCCGGTCTTGACCTCCAGCTTATCCTGTACGGAGTCCTTCTCTCCGGAGAGTTTGAATCCTTTTTCGACCAGAGCGTCCCTTTGATCCCTCAGATCCTTGATGCCCGATTCCATCTCGGTCTCGATCTTCCTGAGAGCCGAGAGTTCGACGGTTATCCTTTCCATCTCCTTTCCGTATCTTTCAATATCCTCTTTGCAGTCGGATATCTTCTTGAGGACGGTCCTCATCTGACCTTCCAGATTCTCGCGGTGCTTGTTCAGCCCGGATATCTCCGTTTCAAGGGAGTTCTTCTGCGAACGCAGTTCTGATACATCGTTCGTGAAATTATAGACGTTGTCCCTTATCTTCTGTATCCTTTCCTGCATCTCCGCGGGAGCTATCTCCGCAATCTTTTCTCTTAATTCCGTTCTCTCCGATCTCATCGAGTCAAGCAGAGCGGATACCTCTTCCAAAGCCTTCTTCGAATCTTTGTGCCGCTTCTCGGCTTCGGCGTGCTCTCTGCTCTTGGTGTTGAATTCATCGGACACAAGCTGCCTGGATCTCTTCAGTTCGGATATCTTCGCCGTTAATTGGCCGATCTTCGCCTGGGCGCCCATGTTCGCGCCGGAGACCTTCCTCATCTCATCGTCCATCAGGCGGATGCCGTCCCTGATCTCTTTGAGCTTTGCCCTGAGACCATCCAGAGAATCGTTGGCCGCCCTCAGTTTCGCGCTCACTTCATCCAGCTTGGATTCGGATGCCGCGCCGAACTTCATTATATTCTGGGTATTGAGGGTCCCTCCCGTCATCGCTCCGGATGCTTCGAGAAGTTCTCCTCCCTTGGTGACTATCCTTATCCCGCCCATGATCGCTCTCGCGTCGGACATCGTGTTTACAACGAGTGTGTCCTGGAAAACATACCAGAACACGTTCGCATACTTCTGATCGTAATCTATGAGATCGGTGGCGTACCCCTCCGTCTGCTTGACGGTCATGATCGCCTTTGCCCGAGGCTTGCCCGGGACCATCTTGCTTAACGGCAGGAAGGTCACCCTGCCGAGCTTCTCCTTCTTCAGGTATGCGATGCAGTCTGCGGCGACCTGGTCGTCGTTGACGACGACGGATCTCATCTTCCCGCCCGCGGCGACCGATAATGCCGTCTCGTACCCGGGCTGAACGGTCGCCAGTTCCTGGACGGTCCCGTGTATACCGGATGCGGCGCCTTTGTTCCTGAGTTCGATGATGGCGTCGACCGCCTCGTCGCCCTTGTTGAACTTGTTGGTGATCTTCTTTTCGGCCATGAGCTCGCTGTACTGCGTCTCCAGTCTCCTGACGGCTTCCTTGAGCTCGTTCTCCTGCTTTTCCAGCTCGGCCTCTTTCCTCTTGGACTCCATTATCTTCTTTGAGATGTCCTCTGCGCCGCCGCCGGTCTCCTGTTTGATCTCCTTGAGATTCCATTCCGCATCTTTTATTTCGAAGTCCGAGGCCTTGAGCCTCTCGTCCAGGGCCGCCTTGGACCTTCCCGCTTCTTCCGCAAGTGCGGATGCCTTCGCCGCAGAGACCTCGGCTTCCTGCTCGGCAACCTCTTTTTGATCGATCTGGGCTTCCAGATCATTAAGTCTGTTCTGTAATTTTGTGTGTTCGCCGCCGTGCTTCAGCATCTCTTCGTTGATCTTGGCATCCTCGGCCTTCGCGTCGTTCAGCTTCTTCTCGCTGACCTTCAGCTTGTCGGAGACCTCCTTAAGAGTGACCGATAGACCGTCGCGCTCTGCCAGATTTGCGTTGACGGCGTCCTCGAGCCCGTGTTTTACGACCTCGTGCTCTCCGATGTCGTCGTTCGCTCTTTCGGCACGGTCCTTCTGCATTGCCATGTCGATCTTGGCCTTCTCGATCTTATCCTTGATCTCCCTGTACTCCGGCCCGACGCGGTCCTCGATCTCTTTCTCTTTGGCCTTGATGGCGATGTCGTTCGCGGCGTACTCCGCCTTTATCGCCTCTTTGCGTTGGTTGAGAACCTGTATGTCCTTGTCGATGGCGATTATCTGCGCGTTGAGCCCCTCGAGCTTGGCCTCTTCTATCTGCATCTGCCTGTGCACGGATTGGGCTTTGGCCACTTCGAGAAGGTTCTGCGTTTCGATGTACTTCTTGGCGTCTTCCTTGTCCTTTTCAAGCTTCTCGATCTGTTTATCGAGTTCTTCGACGACTATGTTTATCCTTTCCAGGTTGGTCTCGGCCTCGGTGCGTTCTCCTTTCGCCTTTTCGATGTCGGCGTCGTAACTCGATATCCCGGAGATCGAGTCGAGGACCCTCCTTCTGTCCATGTTGCCCATCTGAACTATGCGGGTGACGTCGCCCTGCTGCACCATGTTGTATCCATCGGCGGATATCCTTGCCTTTGTGAGAAGGCTGTCGAACTCGGTCAATGAGGATTTTCTGTCGTTGACGTAGAAATATGAGCTGTAATCTGTTCCGTTATCCGATATTTTGACGTATCTCGTCAAGCGGACGATGTCGTCATCCCACGGCATCATCCTGTCGGCGTTATCGAAAACAAGGGATACTTTAGTGAATCCCGCTTTGCTTTTTGCTTTCCCGCCGTCGAATATGAGGTCTGTGAGTTTTCCGGCCCTTACGGCCTTGGAGCTCTTCGGGCCCAGAACGAACAGGATCGCATCGGTGATGTTGGATTTACCGGAACCGTTCGGTCCCGTGACTGCCATATAACCTTCCATCAGGGGTATCGTAAGTTTCCCCCCGAAGGATTTGAAGTTCTCTAACTCTATTTGCTTCAAGTACACGTTCTTTACCCCATCCCCGGGCAAACGTAATCCTTCGATCCGAATGCATCCCTTTATCCGCGTGCGGATGGTTCCTTATATTGTACGCATGTTATTTAAATACAATCCCAAAAAATGGCGTTTTTGGAGTTCATTACAGAAAAGACCACAGTTATACAATGTCGTATTTTGCTGAAAGAACGGTGCTGGTTCTTGGACCCAAGTAGAATAAGATGCTTTGTTCAGAGTCCCTCCAAGATATCCTCATCCTTAGTTTCCAATTTTATAAAGGTGAACCTCTTCTTTCCGAGGTCTTTCAGCGATGAGCCAAAGATATAGACCGTGTGATCGATGATAAGGTACCTATCATGAAACTTATCTGACACGCGTACTATCGCCGGCTCGAATTGTTTATTGTGTTTATTAATATCCAGTCTTAACTGGGGCGAAATATCTCTTGTGAATATTTCCGCCGGAACGCCGGAAGATCTTTTTGATAATAACAACAGAACAGATTCATCGACATAATTATCCAAAAGCACAATCGATTCCTTTGCTGACTTTATCAGATCCGCAACGAAAGCGTATGCGTCGAAAAACTGTCCTTCATAGAAAACTCTCTCAACCGGCGGCAGCGAAGAACTTACGAAGAAATCTATCTTCTTATCGTGCTCGGCAAGACGATATTCAACACGTTCGAATCGTTGATTTATGGCATAGCCTTTCAGAATGTATTCCTTCAGGGTCTTTGTGGCCCATCTGCGAAAGATCGTGCCTCTGAGCGATTTTACTCTGTATCCGACCGATATGATCACATCCAGATTATAGTATCTTGTACGGTAACTCTTACCATTTGGGGCAGTAGTAAAGGATTCCTTTACAACTGAGTCATTTTCCAATTCACCTTCTTTGAATGCGTTGTTTATGTGTATGCCAATGTTTTGTTTCGTCGTTTGAAACAGGTCCGCCATCTGTGCCTGTGTTAGCCAAACGGTCTCATCGTCGACCAGTACCTCTAATTTCAGAGAACTGTCAGGATGATACAACACTATTTCTCCTTTTTTTCTCTTTGTGTTGCGTCTTTTGTATATGTTTTGAAAAGTAGGTTTGGCCCAATGCGATGATCTCTTTGCGGGGGTCTCCGTTCTGAACTATCAGATAACAAGCGTATCTGGAAAGCTTGTAGTCTTTCACTTTTCGAATGCCGCCGTTTGGCACTTCTAAAGATTTGCTGACCTCAGCAAATTGTTCCGCCGCTTCGAACCCACTGTTCCTGCAGGCAAGCATTGCACGGTCGATCGCCTTCGAAAAATTTCTCCACTCTTTGTACTCAAGAACATCTGCGAGCTCTCTTGCGAACCAATACTCTTCGCCGTTCTCGTCTTTGTGTTTTATGTCTTCGAATCCTTTGTATTCCTTCTCGTTAAGATCGGTCATGAACCTATAGGTTCAGGAATGAAATATAAAGGGCGGCGGCTACAGCTATACTAACTTTTCATTTCGCCGCAAAGGATCGGAAGTGAACACAATGAATCTTTTATGACTTAGACCTCAGGTCTTTCGCGACTTCGCCTCGTTGTTCTTGAACCTTATCTGCAGATTCCGTTTCATTGTGTGCCTTCCATCGGGGGTCTTTTAGACGCTACCATAACCATATCTTGTGGTGCTGCGTTTGTCCATGTAAGTGTTCTTCAAAAGATACTCTTCGAAGTAGTCGCTGTTATAGAGATTATAACAGACAACATAGGTCTCTTTGCCCACTATTTGAAAACCCAACGCCACAATAATCAATGAGCTGAAGTCCTGATGATTCAATCAATAGAAGATGCAATTGTAATTCCCAAATTTCATAATGTCTGTGGACGATGCTTTTTAGAGGTCCGGTCACACTGTTAAGATTTCTTCAAAATATCCGATAATTTGGCGATAGAACCTATGATGTAACTCGGTTCCACATCGCTTCCCTCGAGATCGGACATCTTCGCCTCTCCGCTTAATACCAATATCGAACCTATTCCCGCATTTGATGCCATTTTCATATCCGTGTACAACCGGTCGCCGATCATTACCGCACCGTTCTTATCGACTCCCATCTCTCCGGCCGCCATCTCAAGCATCAGTCCGCTCGGTTTGCCGACTATTATCGGTGAAGTTCCAGTTAAATACGAAAGCAGATGAATGAACTGTCCGATATCAACATCGTACCCTTCTTCCATCGGACAAAGGTCATCGGGGTGCGTGGCGATCAACTCCGCGCCTTTCATAATGTAGTGATAAGCTTTGTTGATCTTGTCGAAAGTTATCGTTCTGTCGAATGTCAGCAGAACGATGTCCGGATCGTCCTCGCGGCTCTTTATTCCGAGCTCCTCGATCTCCTTTGTCACATCCGGATCCGCAATAACATAAACCTTCTTCCCCACCCTTCTTTCTTTGATGAATCTCGCCGTTGCGATCGTTGACGTCAATATCCTTTCCTTACCGACCCTGAACCCCATCTTCTTCAACTTCTCCGAATAATATTCCCTTGTGTGTGACGAATTGTTAGTCAGAAAAACAAAGGGAATCTTTTCTTTGATGAGAAGATCGATCGCTTCAACGGCGCCTGGGATCACGTTACTCCCTTTGTAAATGGTGCCGTCCATGTCTATCATAAATCCGGACGGTCTCATCCTCATTCCTCCAGGTACTCGTCCTTAAGGATCCTCATTGTCGTTCTTAGAGCATCCCTCGATTCGCGGCTGTAGATGCATGCCGCGGGATGATATGTGGGGATGAACAGAACGTCCTTGCCGTTGACCTTTATGGATATCTTCGTATTTGCGACAGAGGACATCTTTCCCTCATAACCCAGCAGATCCCTGCAGGCCGATTTCCCGAGACCGATGATGACCTTCCTTCCTTCCAATTCGCTGTCCAAAAAGGGTCTGCACGCCGCCATCTCTTCCGCGGTCGGGTCCCTGTTCTCCGGGGGCCTGCATTTTACCGTGTTCGTTATCATGACCTTAGAACGGTCCACTCCTTCCTCTTCCATTATCGCCATCAGAAGCTTTCCCGACCTTCCCACGAAGGGTTTGCCGGAAAGGTCCTCTTTCTCCCCCGGAGCCTCTCCCACGAATACCACCGAGGATCTCAGATCCCCGCTCGGCATTACCAACTGCGTCCTGCCTTCGCATAATCCGCATAACCTGCAATCGGGGTCGGGGATCATCTCTTCCCCTTCACTATCTCGGAACCGGTTATAAGCGCAGAAAGTTTCACGCCTATCTTCGCCAGATTCTCCTTTCCGCCGCCTTCCCTGTCGACCACGGACATTATATCGGTCACGACGGCGCCGTTCTCTCTCAGGAGAGCGATCGCCTTCGCGCTGGAACCCGCAGAAGTTACGACGTCTTCTATGACAAGCACATTCTCTCCCCTGTCGAGGTCTCCCTCGATCAACTGCTGGGTGCCGTGGTCCTTCTGTTCCTTCCTTACCATCACAAACGGTATCCCCGTTGCCATCGACAATGCGGCCGCCAGCGGTATGGACCCGAGAACGATCCCGGCGATACGGTCGGGCCTGATGTTCTCCTTCTGCATCTTCTCCGCCATCAGCTGAGATATTAAGTAAAGGACTCTCGGGTTCGTGCTTGCTTTCTTTATGTTAATGTAATAATCACTCTTCGCACCGGATGCCAGCGTAAAGGTCCCGAACTGAAGCGCCCCGCATTCTTCCAGTGCATTAGAAATCTCGCTCATCTGCTCACCATGGCTCTTTTTTGATACCGAGTTTGTAACCTATTATATTAACTCCTCTGTGGATGACGAACATCAGCACCAGGATGAATATCAGTGCCGCTATGTGCCATCCCTCTATGAACACGGAGTAGACCCAATCGGGGAAGAATATCGCCGTTATCACGAACGCCCCGAACACGAAGTCATACTGGTCCAATATCGGCGCTTTCGTTCCTCTTGCCATCCCCAATCTTCTCTTGATGAACGCCCCCATAAGATCTCCCAGAACGGCTCCGAAAGAAAGACAGAACAATATCCCGATGTTCCTCATGAACGGTCCGTAACCCCCGAAGTTCTCGGAGTCCCAGACGGCCGAAATACCAATCAGAATCAATCCTATGAGGACGCCTGCGAGGCCTCCTCCGAACAGTCCTCTCCACGATTTGCCGTCGCCGAATATCCTCTTGCCTCTCCAGGACCTTCCGAAATCGATCTTTGTGCCGCCGCCCACCATTGCCGCCGCCGAATTGGGCAGCATTGCCGGAATGAACAACCATAGTCCGTTGAACATTATGACGATGATATCGACTGCATCCATCTGTACCCAGAGATGTATACCGACCGTATAAGCTTTCGGAGAAAATGCGGCGGGATCATATTATTGCGACCATTTGGTTAAGCTGTTTGTCGCTGTTCTTCCTGATAAAAGAGAATCCGCAGGATTCGTAATACTCAATCATGCTGTCCTTGCAGTCCAAACGAACGACCCTGCATCCGAACATCTCTTTGCCGATAGAGAATGTTGAAAGAGCCTGTTTGATCATTATTTTTCCGAATCCTTTCTCGACACCGTCTGCTTTTGCTAGTTGTCCGAGCAGATATGCCTGTGCTACGTCGTGATCGACATTCATCTGCTCGAATATATCTTTTGGAATTGAGTAGTGTTCTTCCACATAGAGACACTTTATTGCCAGTGTGAAGAATCCTTTGACTTTATCCAAGCCGGACACGTTCCGTTCCAGAATGAGATATGTTCTTGAGATGCTCTCTCGGTCGTGTCTGATCGCAACATTCTTCAGAAAATGTTCGGCGGCAGGTTCTGCCGAACATTTAAAAGCGGATAGGAGTGCACGAAGATCCTCTTATCTCTGCCGTCAGTTTATCGAGTCTTTTTACAATGAGGCTCATTCGGGGGCACTCTCCCCTCTGAGTTCCATCTCGGCTCTTCTTTTTTCCAGTCTCTTTTTGAGCTCCGGAATGTCTTTTTCGCCTTCCTCGAGCACTTTCAACATATCGAACTCCGGCACATAGGGGCCTCTTTTTTCCGCGGCTCTCCACGCCGCGACAAAATTCTCCGCTGCTTCTTTGGTGTCTATCACCATCATCTCATAGAACGATTCTATCGGCATTTCTTTTTCACCTCTTTCACAATTTACGTCCTTGATATTTAGCGGAAGTACCGTACAGTTATACTACGTTTGCATTTATAACAGTAACTTATTTTTTACTTCATACTTTGTAGAACAATTAACCTGAGTGTTTTTGCCGTTTGCAACCTGCATTTTGTACAGATACGGGTCTTTCATGAAATTTTATGGGCACTTCGAATACAAACTTCTCTATCCGCAGACGAGTCATCGGGTCGGGAGAATCCTTGAAGACATCAATGAAGAAGTTCACGACATCTAATGCTGTTGCCATATCGCCATAAACCACACATTTCACACTTAAAGCTTTACTGCCGTTAACACTTTCGGAACAACATGTTTCTGATGATGCCACCGGTATGAACTCCGTGGGAAAGAAAACAATATGGCGGCACATCCTCATCGTGAAGTTGCTTTGGAGCAGCTCAAGGAAGCACAGGGCAATTTCAGAAAACTAAATAACCCTTTGACATATGCTCAAAGTATGCTCATCTTAGACAGTTCCGCGCTTTTCTCAATGGAGGGGTTACCGGATGAGGATTTTCTATGCCCCCCCGGCGTCATTGATGAGCTTGCCAAGTACAACGACAAGAGGCTCGACCTTTGGGGTGATCTTTTGAGGGTTTCCGACTGCACCAAGGCTTCGATCGATAAAGTCACCGAAGCAGCGAGAAAAAGCGGCGACCTCGGAAAGCTTTCTCCCGTGGACATTACCGTGCTGGCACTTGCGGTCGACACGGGCGGAACGATCCTCACCGATGACTACTCGATACAGAACGTCTCCCGTATCATGGGCATCCCTTTCAGGCCTGTCGGGATGTCCGGGATCAAAAAAGTTGAGAAGTGGAACTACCAATGCATAGGGTGCGGGAAATGGTTCAAAGAGAAACAGGATGAATGTCCTATTTGCGGTTCCGGGATGAAAGCGTGCAGAAAGAGATGATCAGGGGAAGATGCGTTTGCATCTGATGAGATCGCCCATGCGTCTTTCTCCGAGAATGCTCATACAGATGCTTGTTCTTCTGTCGGAACCGAAAGCTAGAACATCGGCAAGTTTTTTGTTGGATGCGGCTGTCCTCAACGGCTTGCGGAAGATCTTTTCGCATTCTGCCTGATAGTCCGTAAGGCTCCTGCCGTTCATGCAACGGTCACCTGCGACCTCGCCGCAGACCCTCCCAGCTATAAGCGCCAAAGGCAGCCCTCCGCCGTTGACCGATATCACTTGGCCAGCTGCGTCGCCGACCACCATTCCATTATCGGAAACGATCCTTGAGATCATCCCTTCGCTCGGGACGTATTTTCCTTCAAGCTTTGTCGTCACATCGAGATCGTGTTTCGTTCTGAACTTCTCGAAGTATTCGCTCAATGTGCCGTCGGCGAACTTCGGGGAAAACCCCACGCCGACGTTCGCCTGTCCTTTCTTCGGGATTATCCAGCTGTATGCGCCCGGAGCTATTCCGCCGAAGAACATTTGAACATATGGCTCAAAATCTCCTTTCGCCTGTGCGGTCACGGCCGGATACAGATCATTATTTTTCGGAATACCCAGCGATCTTGCTACTCTCGATCCGGGGCCGTCGGCGCCGATTATCACCTTGTACTCGATATCTCCCAATGATGTCTCCGCCTTCCCGTCCTTTGTTTTAATGAAGAGACATCCCTTCACCAACTGAGCGCCTTCCTTCTCCGCCTCAGACACTATGTGCTTGTCGAATCTGTCGCGGTCTGTGGTGTAACCTGTGAAATCAAGCAGCCTCTCTTTCCCTTTCGGATCTATGAGTTTTATCCCTTCGATGTCCCTGAGTTTCAATTCCTTAGGAATATCAAACAACGAAGATATATCCCCGGCGTTGGGGAACATACCGATTATCTCATCGTTCGAAGGTATCAATTCGCCGCACCTTACCGGGACGCCGACCTCCGGCCTTCTTTCGATGATGATGACGTTCGCTCCTTTTGTTGCGGCATATTTGGCGGCGGTCCCGCCGGCCGGCCCAGCACCGACAATGAGGACATCGGCTTTCATTGACATTCTGCGTCACCTGTTACGGGCAACTATGAATTTAGAAAGATCGATCAGCGATCGCTTATAGACGGAATCGTCGATAACATCGAGCATACCCATCGATGCTTCCGCTATCTCCTTTGCCTTTTCCATGCATCTGGGTATAGCGTCTGTCTTCTTGATCAGGGCGATGACCTCCGACACTTCCGCCCAGCTGATCTCTTTGTTCCTGAAGAAATCCTTTATCTTTTTACCGTAGACCGGGTCCTGCATCGCATATATCGCGGGGAGTGTCGGTTTCCCCTCGACCATATCGCTGCCGATCCTTTTTCCCGTCGTTCCCTCGTCGCCGTTCACATCCAGAACGTCATCGACGATCTGGAATGCCAGCCCGGTTTGGAATGCGAACTCCCCCACTTTTGCTATCGAATCGATATCTGCACCGGCAAGGAACGCTCCGATCTTTGCGCCGCACTCTATGAGTCTTGCGGTCTTCCCTTCGATTATTTTCAGGTAGTCCCCTTCCGTTACCGATATGTTATGTTCGAACTCTTTCTGAATGAACTCGCCCGCCGCCATCGCAGCTGACGCATCGACGATAAAATCCACTATCTCTGGAGATGCGGAGCCGATAAGTCTGAACCCCTGGGCGAACATGAAGTCCCCGGCGACGATGGATTTGCCGATCGAGTACTTTCTGTATGCCGCCTGCGCCCCTCTTCTCAGATCCCCTTCGTCGTTGATGTCATCGTGTACAAGCGTGGCGTTGTGAATGATCTCTATCGCGGTGGCGACATCCAGCGTCTTTTTTACGTTCTTCCCCCCGCATGCGCGGAATGACAGTATGCACATGGCAGGCCTTATTCTTTTACCGTTCGAATTGAGAACATAATTGCATATCTCGGTGAGCTCGCGGTTTTTTGACCTTACCGTATTCATCATAAGTTTCTCTACTTTATCCAGATCACCGGATATAGAAGAATACCAAGGCTCGTCCATTGACTGTGGGATGTTCGGAATCTACTTAACTGTTTTCAGTAGAGAGCATTCTGTTCATTTGTTGATAAATAAGAAAAATTGGATTTGGAAGAGGTTTCTTTCTTGTTCAACCGAGCAGTGCCGATGCTGCGCTTGTGCAGAAGTCCATAAGGAGCTGAGGATACACACCGAGTATGATCACGAACGCCAAACATATCACGATCGCTGCGGTGAAGGGCTTCGGGATCTTTACCTTGTCGGTGGTCGCTCCTTTCTCGATGAACATCACTTTGATTACCCTGACATAATAGTACAGCGAGATCGCAGAGTTCAGAACCGCTATGAAAGCCAGCCATACCCATTGAGCCATCTGACCGTCGACGAATATCGCAGAGGAGAACAGGAAGAACTTTCCCGTGAAACCCGCAAGCGGCGGTATACCTGCCAATGAGAACAGGAACAGCATCATCGCTATTGCGAGGAACGGCGCCCTCTTTGCAAGACCCTGATAGTCCGAGATCTTCTCGCCTATTCCGGCGGAGATCAATCCGCCGACGATAAGGAATGCTCCTCCCTTCATGAACACGTGCACAAACATATAGAACAGACCCGATGACAGAGCATACTCAGATGCGACCGCCATTACGATCAGAATATAACCTGCGTTGGCGATGCTTGAATACGCGAGCATTCTCTTGATGTTGTTCTGAGATATCGCGATGATGTTTCCGACGGTCATCGTTATTGCGGCAATGATCGCAAAGACATACCTCACCTCCATCATGTTAAATGCTTCTGAGGCCGATGCCACAACGAAGATCATGAGGAATATCTTGAACAATGCAACAAATCCTACTTTCTTTGAACCTGTTGCCAGGAACATCGTGACGGGTGTAGGCGCTCCTTCGTATACATCAGGTGCCCACGCGTGGAATGGG
It includes:
- the smc gene encoding chromosome segregation protein SMC; the encoded protein is MYLKQIELENFKSFGGKLTIPLMEGYMAVTGPNGSGKSNITDAILFVLGPKSSKAVRAGKLTDLIFDGGKAKSKAGFTKVSLVFDNADRMMPWDDDIVRLTRYVKISDNGTDYSSYFYVNDRKSSLTEFDSLLTKARISADGYNMVQQGDVTRIVQMGNMDRRRVLDSISGISSYDADIEKAKGERTEAETNLERINIVVEELDKQIEKLEKDKEDAKKYIETQNLLEVAKAQSVHRQMQIEEAKLEGLNAQIIAIDKDIQVLNQRKEAIKAEYAANDIAIKAKEKEIEDRVGPEYREIKDKIEKAKIDMAMQKDRAERANDDIGEHEVVKHGLEDAVNANLAERDGLSVTLKEVSDKLKVSEKKLNDAKAEDAKINEEMLKHGGEHTKLQNRLNDLEAQIDQKEVAEQEAEVSAAKASALAEEAGRSKAALDERLKASDFEIKDAEWNLKEIKQETGGGAEDISKKIMESKRKEAELEKQENELKEAVRRLETQYSELMAEKKITNKFNKGDEAVDAIIELRNKGAASGIHGTVQELATVQPGYETALSVAAGGKMRSVVVNDDQVAADCIAYLKKEKLGRVTFLPLSKMVPGKPRAKAIMTVKQTEGYATDLIDYDQKYANVFWYVFQDTLVVNTMSDARAIMGGIRIVTKGGELLEASGAMTGGTLNTQNIMKFGAASESKLDEVSAKLRAANDSLDGLRAKLKEIRDGIRLMDDEMRKVSGANMGAQAKIGQLTAKISELKRSRQLVSDEFNTKSREHAEAEKRHKDSKKALEEVSALLDSMRSERTELREKIAEIAPAEMQERIQKIRDNVYNFTNDVSELRSQKNSLETEISGLNKHRENLEGQMRTVLKKISDCKEDIERYGKEMERITVELSALRKIETEMESGIKDLRDQRDALVEKGFKLSGEKDSVQDKLEVKTGMRSSNEAQILIVNESLGQLKIEIAEIKVEVRQPIPSEEEIRRTIKSCENVLARIGNVNLRAIEDYEERKARFDSLMADVGKLKTQIKELSDLTESLNSQKKGLFMQSYDAVNTNFKVIYAQLSGGGEAFMGLEDEKDPFLGGLTINAKPKNGKLLRLEALSGGEKSLTALAFIFAIQEYQPSPFYVLDEVDMFLDSVNAEMVAKRVKESSRKAQFIQVSLRKVTLAMADHLIGVTRPPSGISKVIMQPDLAEVSKYEEEALKEQLEQKEDKTKKE
- the rhuM gene encoding RhuM family protein, which codes for MLYHPDSSLKLEVLVDDETVWLTQAQMADLFQTTKQNIGIHINNAFKEGELENDSVVKESFTTAPNGKSYRTRYYNLDVIISVGYRVKSLRGTIFRRWATKTLKEYILKGYAINQRFERVEYRLAEHDKKIDFFVSSSLPPVERVFYEGQFFDAYAFVADLIKSAKESIVLLDNYVDESVLLLLSKRSSGVPAEIFTRDISPQLRLDINKHNKQFEPAIVRVSDKFHDRYLIIDHTVYIFGSSLKDLGKKRFTFIKLETKDEDILEGL
- a CDS encoding HpaII family restriction endonuclease, producing MGKETYVVCYNLYNSDYFEEYLLKNTYMDKRSTTRYGYGSV
- a CDS encoding HAD-IIA family hydrolase; the protein is MRPSGFMIDMDGTIYKGSNVIPGAVEAIDLLIKEKIPFVFLTNNSSHTREYYSEKLKKMGFRVGKERILTSTIATARFIKERRVGKKVYVIADPDVTKEIEELGIKSREDDPDIVLLTFDRTITFDKINKAYHYIMKGAELIATHPDDLCPMEEGYDVDIGQFIHLLSYLTGTSPIIVGKPSGLMLEMAAGEMGVDKNGAVMIGDRLYTDMKMASNAGIGSILVLSGEAKMSDLEGSDVEPSYIIGSIAKLSDILKKS
- a CDS encoding uracil-DNA glycosylase → MIPDPDCRLCGLCEGRTQLVMPSGDLRSSVVFVGEAPGEKEDLSGKPFVGRSGKLLMAIMEEEGVDRSKVMITNTVKCRPPENRDPTAEEMAACRPFLDSELEGRKVIIGLGKSACRDLLGYEGKMSSVANTKISIKVNGKDVLFIPTYHPAACIYSRESRDALRTTMRILKDEYLEE
- the pyrE gene encoding orotate phosphoribosyltransferase, encoding MSEISNALEECGALQFGTFTLASGAKSDYYINIKKASTNPRVLYLISQLMAEKMQKENIRPDRIAGIVLGSIPLAAALSMATGIPFVMVRKEQKDHGTQQLIEGDLDRGENVLVIEDVVTSAGSSAKAIALLRENGAVVTDIMSVVDREGGGKENLAKIGVKLSALITGSEIVKGKR
- a CDS encoding CDP-2,3-bis-(O-geranylgeranyl)-sn-glycerol synthase, giving the protein MDAVDIIVIMFNGLWLFIPAMLPNSAAAMVGGGTKIDFGRSWRGKRIFGDGKSWRGLFGGGLAGVLIGLILIGISAVWDSENFGGYGPFMRNIGILFCLSFGAVLGDLMGAFIKRRLGMARGTKAPILDQYDFVFGAFVITAIFFPDWVYSVFIEGWHIAALIFILVLMFVIHRGVNIIGYKLGIKKEPW
- a CDS encoding NOB1 family endonuclease, which translates into the protein MLILDSSALFSMEGLPDEDFLCPPGVIDELAKYNDKRLDLWGDLLRVSDCTKASIDKVTEAARKSGDLGKLSPVDITVLALAVDTGGTILTDDYSIQNVSRIMGIPFRPVGMSGIKKVEKWNYQCIGCGKWFKEKQDECPICGSGMKACRKR